In Methanothermus fervidus DSM 2088, a single genomic region encodes these proteins:
- a CDS encoding Radical SAM domain protein (COGs: COG1180 Pyruvate-formate lyase-activating enzyme~InterPro IPR016431: IPR007197~KEGG: mtp:Mthe_1490 radical SAM domain-containing protein~PFAM: Radical SAM domain protein~SPTR: C8S6S9 Radical SAM domain protein~PFAM: Radical SAM superfamily), whose amino-acid sequence MFNISSWGFIIKFSTSLASSSLIIISILLLKSNFEMVEMKCKICGESRPYISKVFGICKECILEGGEAIKHVRKIHGEIRKKFNLPPEPPKDGNVKCNICSNKCRMKENEVGYCGLRMNIRGKLRSLVSDEEALLYTYLDPIPTNCCAAWFCPGCTGRGYPKYAYKNGPEYGFYNLASFFYGCNFDCVYCQNISHKNLWKAPKMTIEKFVNEVKNEKITCICYFGGSPEPQLPFAIKASKEALKLGKKILRICWEWNGCGNEKLVKRAAKIAGESGGIIKFDLKCFDENLSIALSGVSNKQAYKNFKMIGEKFFDRYDIPVLTATTLLVPGYVDKDEVRKISKFIAEINDEIPYQLLVFHPDYMMMDLPITPRKQVYECFNEAKKYLKNVDIGNIHLIT is encoded by the coding sequence TTGTTCAATATCAGTAGTTGGGGGTTCATCATAAAATTCAGCACGTCCCTAGCTTCATCATCTTTAATTATAATTTCTATTTTATTATTAAAATCTAATTTTGAGATGGTAGAAATGAAATGCAAAATTTGTGGTGAAAGCCGTCCTTATATCTCAAAAGTTTTTGGTATATGTAAGGAATGTATTTTAGAAGGTGGAGAAGCTATTAAACATGTAAGAAAAATACATGGGGAAATAAGAAAAAAATTTAATTTACCTCCTGAGCCTCCTAAAGATGGAAATGTAAAATGTAATATATGTTCAAATAAATGTCGTATGAAGGAAAATGAAGTAGGATATTGTGGATTGAGGATGAATATTAGGGGAAAATTAAGATCTTTAGTTTCTGATGAAGAAGCTTTACTTTACACATATTTAGATCCAATACCAACCAACTGTTGTGCAGCCTGGTTCTGTCCAGGTTGTACGGGACGTGGATACCCAAAGTATGCCTATAAAAATGGACCAGAATATGGATTTTATAATTTAGCTTCTTTCTTTTATGGCTGTAATTTTGATTGTGTATATTGCCAAAATATTTCACATAAAAATTTATGGAAAGCTCCAAAAATGACAATAGAAAAATTTGTTAATGAAGTTAAAAATGAAAAAATAACATGTATATGTTATTTTGGAGGATCTCCCGAACCCCAATTACCATTTGCAATAAAAGCATCAAAAGAAGCCTTAAAACTTGGAAAGAAAATATTAAGAATTTGTTGGGAATGGAATGGATGTGGTAACGAAAAATTAGTCAAAAGAGCTGCAAAAATAGCAGGGGAAAGTGGTGGAATAATAAAATTTGACTTAAAATGCTTTGATGAAAATTTAAGCATAGCTTTAAGTGGAGTATCAAATAAGCAAGCATACAAAAATTTTAAAATGATAGGAGAAAAATTCTTTGATAGATATGATATTCCTGTTTTAACAGCGACAACGCTTCTTGTACCAGGATATGTAGATAAAGATGAAGTTAGGAAAATTTCTAAATTTATAGCTGAAATAAATGATGAGATACCTTATCAATTATTAGTTTTTCATCCAGATTATATGATGATGGATCTTCCTATAACTCCAAGGAAACAAGTGTATGAATGCTTTAACGAGGCTAAAAAATATTTAAAAAATGTGGACATTGGTAACATCCACCTTATAACTTAG
- a CDS encoding 3,4-dihydroxy-2-butanone 4-phosphate synthase (COGs: COG0108 3 4-dihydroxy-2-butanone 4-phosphate synthase~InterPro IPR000422: IPR017945~KEGG: mth:MTH1499 3,4-dihydroxy-2-butanone 4-phosphate synthase~PFAM: 34-dihydroxy-2-butanone 4-phosphate synthase~SPTR: O27543 3,4-dihydroxy-2-butanone 4-phosphate synthase~TIGRFAM: 3,4-dihydroxy-2-butanone 4-phosphate synthase~PFAM: 3,4-dihydroxy-2-butanone 4-phosphate synthase~TIGRFAM: 3,4-dihydroxy-2-butanone 4-phosphate synthase) codes for MIKEALRALRKGEMVLVFDSEDREGETDMIKAAEFVTHEDIAILRNDAGGLICAPISAKNAEKLGIPYMTSILETASNKYPVLSELSPHDIPYDEKSAFSITINHRNTFTGITDRDRAKTIRELALLCKNKEYDKFGKFFRSPGHVTLLIASKNNLLERTGHTEMSIALMEMAGLTEVAVCCEMMDDETGRALSMQDAKRYAERNDLVFLKGEELINAYYEYLGVPVPNR; via the coding sequence ATGATAAAAGAAGCATTAAGAGCTTTAAGAAAAGGCGAAATGGTATTGGTTTTTGATAGTGAAGATAGAGAAGGCGAAACAGACATGATAAAAGCTGCCGAATTCGTGACTCATGAGGACATTGCTATTTTAAGAAATGATGCAGGTGGCTTAATTTGTGCACCAATATCAGCGAAAAATGCTGAGAAATTAGGAATTCCTTATATGACATCTATATTAGAGACTGCAAGTAACAAATATCCAGTTCTTTCAGAATTATCACCACATGACATCCCATATGATGAGAAATCAGCATTTTCAATAACTATAAATCATAGAAATACATTTACAGGTATAACAGATAGAGACAGAGCCAAAACAATAAGAGAACTCGCATTATTATGTAAAAACAAAGAATATGATAAATTTGGAAAATTTTTTAGATCTCCTGGACATGTAACTTTACTCATAGCTTCCAAAAATAATTTATTAGAGAGGACAGGGCACACTGAAATGAGTATAGCATTAATGGAAATGGCTGGATTAACTGAAGTTGCAGTATGTTGTGAGATGATGGATGACGAGACTGGAAGAGCATTAAGTATGCAAGATGCAAAAAGATATGCTGAAAGAAATGATTTAGTGTTTCTAAAAGGTGAAGAATTAATAAATGCTTATTATGAATATCTTGGAGTTCCAGTTCCTAACAGATAA
- a CDS encoding phosphoserine-tRNA(Cys) ligase (COGs: COG2024 Phenylalanyl-tRNA synthetase alpha subunit~InterPro IPR006195: IPR005246: IPR002319~KEGG: mth:MTH1501 O-phosphoseryl-tRNA synthetase~PFAM: phenylalanyl-tRNA synthetase class IIc~SPTR: O27545 O-phosphoseryl-tRNA(Cys) synthetase~TIGRFAM: O-phosphoseryl-tRNA(Cys) synthetase~PFAM: tRNA synthetases class II core domain (F)~TIGRFAM: O-phosphoseryl-tRNA(Cys) synthetase), translating into MLKKKKIIALAEKDFEKAWKLSKKTLKEPHHDLQYPRLYYRYGKSHPLYDTIFKLREAYLKLGFDEVVNPVFINEDEVYKQFGPEAPAILDRCFYLAGLPRPDIGIEKDKIKKIKNLKSDADIGKLKEVFREYKLGNIAGDDLVYEISNALDVDDETALRILEIFPEIKKLKPQVSDVTLRSHMTASWFVTLSKIHDKYRLPIKLFSIDRCFRREQREDESHLMTYFSASCVFVDEEVSIDVGKAVAEGILRYFGFSNFKFIPDEKRSKYYIPDTQTEVYAYHPKIKKWIEVATFGLYSPIALAKYNIDKEVMNLGIGVERLAMVLENEKDVRKLVYPQFYGEWKISDRELASMLKIDLYPVTEEGRKLMKKIIEGWKRYKDEPSPCEFKIFSGKFLNKKIVVKAIEPEKNTKLLGPAIENQVYVYDGNIVGVPKKGVKSPLAEKAKKNGINTNISYMDSLAAKVSYKIEELVVSGGDYLKLRTAIARSLSDVNLKLDKVAMKYITKKNKEIDVRGPIFATIECKVKE; encoded by the coding sequence ATGTTGAAGAAGAAAAAAATTATAGCTTTAGCAGAAAAAGATTTTGAGAAAGCATGGAAATTAAGCAAAAAAACCTTAAAAGAACCACACCATGACTTACAATATCCAAGATTATATTATAGATATGGGAAGTCTCACCCATTATATGATACAATATTTAAGCTTAGAGAAGCTTATTTAAAATTAGGGTTTGACGAAGTTGTAAACCCTGTTTTTATAAATGAGGATGAAGTTTATAAACAATTTGGGCCAGAAGCTCCTGCTATTTTAGATCGTTGTTTTTATTTAGCGGGGCTACCTAGGCCTGATATAGGAATTGAAAAAGATAAAATTAAAAAAATTAAAAATTTAAAAAGTGATGCTGATATCGGTAAATTAAAAGAAGTATTTAGAGAATATAAGTTAGGAAATATTGCTGGTGACGACTTAGTATATGAAATTTCAAATGCTTTAGATGTTGATGACGAAACAGCATTGCGTATTTTGGAAATTTTTCCAGAAATTAAAAAATTGAAACCACAAGTAAGTGACGTAACATTACGTTCTCATATGACAGCTAGTTGGTTTGTAACACTTTCGAAAATTCATGATAAATATAGATTACCAATAAAATTGTTTTCAATAGATAGATGTTTTAGACGAGAACAGAGGGAAGATGAAAGTCACCTTATGACATACTTTTCTGCATCCTGTGTTTTTGTCGATGAAGAAGTATCAATTGATGTTGGTAAAGCAGTAGCTGAGGGAATATTGAGATATTTTGGCTTTTCCAATTTTAAATTTATTCCAGATGAAAAAAGGTCCAAATATTATATACCTGATACACAGACAGAAGTTTATGCCTATCATCCAAAAATAAAGAAGTGGATAGAAGTAGCTACCTTTGGATTATATTCACCAATCGCACTGGCAAAATATAATATAGATAAAGAAGTCATGAATTTAGGTATTGGGGTTGAAAGACTTGCAATGGTATTGGAAAATGAAAAAGATGTTAGAAAATTAGTTTACCCACAATTTTATGGAGAATGGAAGATATCTGATAGAGAATTAGCATCAATGCTTAAAATAGATTTGTATCCAGTAACTGAAGAAGGAAGAAAACTTATGAAAAAAATTATTGAGGGTTGGAAAAGGTATAAGGATGAACCTTCTCCTTGTGAATTTAAAATATTTTCTGGAAAATTCCTTAATAAAAAAATAGTTGTTAAGGCTATAGAGCCTGAAAAAAATACTAAACTATTGGGACCTGCTATTGAAAACCAAGTATATGTATATGATGGCAATATAGTTGGAGTTCCAAAGAAAGGTGTGAAAAGTCCTTTAGCAGAGAAAGCAAAGAAAAATGGAATAAATACAAATATAAGTTATATGGATTCACTAGCTGCTAAGGTATCATATAAAATAGAGGAATTGGTTGTTAGTGGTGGGGATTATTTAAAATTAAGAACTGCAATTGCACGTTCGCTTTCAGATGTAAATCTCAAATTAGACAAAGTTGCAATGAAATATATTACAAAGAAAAATAAAGAAATTGATGTGAGGGGTCCAATTTTTGCTACTATTGAGTGCAAGGTGAAAGAATGA
- a CDS encoding CTP-dependent riboflavin kinase (COGs: COG1339 Transcriptional regulator of a riboflavin/FAD biosynthetic operon~InterPro IPR002834~KEGG: mth:MTH1500 hypothetical protein~PFAM: protein of unknown function DUF120~PRIAM: CTP-dependent riboflavin kinase~SPTR: O27544 Riboflavin kinase~PFAM: Domain of unknown function DUF120): MKIKGKVVSGCGEGSYYMSQKIYLSQFKKKLGFTPFKGTLNIKVDNSVAVEDIKKKCKKIKGEGKFGDVLYIEAKLNDIDGAIIFPLKTKHDNSIIEYIAPVKVREKLGLKDGDKVCIKVL, translated from the coding sequence ATGAAAATAAAAGGTAAAGTGGTTTCAGGTTGTGGCGAAGGTTCGTATTATATGTCACAAAAAATATATTTATCACAATTTAAGAAAAAATTAGGTTTTACACCATTCAAAGGAACTTTGAACATTAAGGTAGACAATTCTGTGGCTGTAGAGGATATTAAAAAGAAATGTAAAAAAATAAAGGGTGAAGGAAAATTTGGCGATGTTTTATATATTGAAGCAAAATTAAATGATATAGATGGTGCAATAATTTTCCCTCTAAAAACAAAACATGATAATAGTATTATTGAGTATATAGCACCAGTTAAAGTTAGAGAAAAACTTGGGTTAAAAGATGGAGACAAAGTATGCATAAAGGTATTGTGA
- a CDS encoding SMC domain protein (COGs: COG0419 ATPase involved in DNA repair~InterPro IPR013134: IPR009053: IPR003395~KEGG: mth:MTH540 intracellular protein transport protein~PFAM: SMC domain protein~SPTR: O26640 DNA double-strand break repair rad50 ATPase) yields MKLKSLELKNIRSYKYEKLEFNDGVTLFEGDIGSGKSTILLAIEFALFGLGNYTGSGLLRIENGVHVREGHVKLEFESNGKPYIVYRSLKNENGRIGQDKCWIVEDGKKQLLSPTELKKKILKILNFNEPVNPRSKSVIYRYAVFTPQEEMKSILTKSDDERLNTIRKALRLDEYKNARDNCKLLKNLLNTRYIEYKSKVEGLDELKNKYKKKMEELSTITSKIKELEKDREKLKNEVKELEKRKEKIEEKYREILNLEEKIPEIEERMREEKERLEKVKKEKNKIKNSLEKLKREFEASKEELSTITSKIKELEKDREKLKNEVKELEKRKEKIEEKYREIKYREKEIPEIKKQITEEKERKESLIKENKNLSGKLKEQKQEYQKKNEELKIIEEEISDLRARIHGKIMEKNLEDIEKDLEKFEEELNKKIGRIENNIKNIKSLKEKGVCPTCERPIEEYEVDNKVEKYLEEKNRVKNKIEKVREKIEMIRKLKDKNRKYNEIKNELTRLKEYINENEKKYAENEKEIKKIDVNIHKLKEKLKKEKKKIAEKEKVKEKFEKINKKYEKISKDLENVSNKLSKYEERKDNLKANISRIKSDEKEKESDLKERKIEIENIKNKINQLKLRKRKIEKKIKEKPKVEEKVKRIEKEFEEKEDMLKKVEKELSSCKSSERHLKENIREIKEEIKKKEEFKELSEKYKEYKEWIEDYFMPSIEEIEEHILMNIYENFNEKFKEWFNKLIDDPEKSVRINEKFKPVVEQDGYEQDIEYLSGGERTSVALAYRLALNKVVRDFSESGDIDVLILDEPTDGFSREQINKLRDVLDDLECSQIILVSHERELEALADYVYRVEKSAGISEIKEG; encoded by the coding sequence ATGAAATTAAAATCTTTAGAATTGAAAAACATTAGGAGCTATAAATATGAAAAATTAGAATTTAATGACGGAGTTACACTTTTTGAAGGAGATATTGGTAGTGGAAAATCAACAATATTGTTAGCTATAGAATTTGCACTTTTTGGTTTAGGTAATTACACAGGTTCTGGATTATTACGTATTGAAAATGGTGTACATGTAAGAGAAGGTCACGTTAAATTGGAATTTGAAAGCAATGGCAAACCATATATTGTATATCGAAGTTTAAAAAATGAAAATGGTAGAATAGGCCAAGATAAATGTTGGATTGTGGAAGATGGAAAAAAACAATTACTATCACCTACCGAATTAAAGAAGAAAATTTTAAAAATTTTAAATTTTAATGAACCTGTAAATCCAAGATCCAAAAGTGTAATATATAGATATGCTGTTTTTACACCACAAGAAGAAATGAAATCAATTTTAACAAAATCAGATGATGAACGTTTGAATACTATAAGGAAAGCTCTAAGATTGGATGAATATAAAAATGCTAGAGATAACTGTAAGTTGTTAAAGAATTTATTGAATACACGCTACATTGAATATAAGTCAAAGGTAGAGGGGCTAGATGAGCTTAAGAATAAATATAAGAAAAAAATGGAGGAGCTAAGCACAATAACATCCAAAATTAAAGAGTTGGAGAAAGATAGGGAAAAACTTAAGAATGAAGTTAAGGAGCTAGAGAAAAGGAAGGAGAAAATTGAGGAGAAGTATAGGGAGATTTTAAATCTGGAGGAGAAGATTCCAGAGATTGAGGAAAGAATGAGGGAAGAAAAAGAAAGATTGGAAAAAGTGAAAAAAGAGAAAAACAAGATTAAGAATTCCCTGGAAAAATTAAAAAGAGAGTTTGAAGCCAGTAAAGAAGAATTAAGCACAATAACATCCAAAATTAAAGAGTTGGAGAAAGATAGGGAAAAACTTAAGAATGAAGTTAAGGAGCTAGAGAAAAGGAAGGAGAAAATTGAGGAGAAGTATAGGGAGATCAAGTATAGGGAAAAAGAAATCCCAGAAATCAAGAAACAAATAACAGAGGAAAAAGAAAGAAAAGAATCGTTGATAAAAGAAAATAAAAATTTATCAGGAAAGCTGAAGGAGCAAAAACAAGAATATCAAAAGAAAAATGAAGAATTAAAAATAATTGAAGAAGAAATATCTGATCTAAGGGCAAGAATACATGGAAAAATAATGGAAAAAAATTTAGAAGACATAGAAAAAGATCTAGAAAAGTTTGAAGAAGAACTAAACAAAAAAATTGGAAGGATAGAAAATAATATCAAAAATATAAAATCTCTCAAGGAAAAGGGTGTATGTCCTACTTGTGAAAGGCCCATAGAAGAATATGAGGTAGATAATAAAGTAGAAAAATATTTAGAAGAGAAAAATAGAGTAAAAAATAAAATTGAGAAAGTTAGAGAAAAAATTGAAATGATTAGGAAATTAAAAGATAAAAATAGAAAATATAATGAAATAAAAAACGAATTAACGAGATTAAAAGAATACATAAACGAAAATGAGAAAAAATATGCAGAAAATGAAAAAGAAATTAAAAAAATTGATGTAAATATACATAAATTAAAAGAAAAACTGAAAAAAGAAAAAAAGAAGATTGCAGAAAAAGAGAAAGTAAAAGAAAAATTTGAAAAAATAAACAAAAAATACGAAAAGATAAGTAAAGATCTTGAAAATGTTAGTAATAAACTATCCAAATATGAGGAGCGTAAGGATAATCTCAAGGCTAATATCAGTAGAATAAAGAGCGATGAAAAAGAAAAAGAAAGTGATTTAAAAGAACGTAAAATCGAAATTGAAAATATTAAAAATAAAATTAACCAATTAAAACTAAGAAAAAGAAAAATAGAAAAGAAAATTAAAGAAAAACCAAAAGTAGAAGAAAAAGTTAAAAGAATCGAAAAAGAATTTGAAGAAAAAGAAGACATGCTTAAAAAAGTAGAGAAAGAATTGTCTTCATGTAAAAGCAGTGAAAGACATCTGAAAGAAAATATACGTGAAATTAAGGAGGAAATTAAGAAAAAAGAGGAATTCAAAGAATTAAGTGAAAAATATAAAGAATACAAAGAATGGATTGAAGATTACTTCATGCCATCTATTGAAGAAATTGAAGAACATATACTTATGAACATATATGAAAACTTTAATGAGAAATTTAAAGAATGGTTTAACAAGCTCATTGATGATCCTGAGAAATCTGTAAGAATTAATGAGAAATTTAAACCTGTTGTAGAGCAAGATGGATACGAACAAGACATTGAATATTTAAGTGGTGGAGAGAGGACAAGCGTTGCATTAGCATATCGTTTAGCTCTCAATAAGGTGGTTAGAGATTTCTCAGAAAGTGGTGACATCGATGTTTTGATTTTAGATGAACCTACAGATGGATTTAGTAGAGAACAGATAAACAAATTAAGAGATGTTTTAGATGATTTAGAATGTTCTCAGATTATACTGGTCTCACATGAAAGAGAACTTGAGGCATTAGCTGACTATGTGTACAGAGTAGAAAAATCTGCAGGCATTTCAGAGATCAAAGAAGGTTGA
- a CDS encoding CobB/CobQ domain protein glutamine amidotransferase (COGs: COG1492 Cobyric acid synthase~InterPro IPR017929: IPR011698~KEGG: mth:MTH1497 cobyrinic acid a,c-diamide synthase~PFAM: CobB/CobQ domain protein glutamine amidotransferase~SPTR: O27541 Cobyrinic acid a,c-diamide synthase related protein~PFAM: CobQ/CobB/MinD/ParA nucleotide binding domain; CobB/CobQ-like glutamine amidotransferase domain): protein MKRIGLLYIKGSLPAFEDFGNLPTDIIKKNGMVRGIPAHKVLDGVIIPGGSIIESGTITPEIEKEIKKIAEEGGFVLGICSGFQVLGKKTDVGRRSPIPIWKKGIGLLDVKFEPLINNDRVKAKIVGDCFLTKGLINKTIEGFHCHTYGKITTTEKPIFCSILKRTNYKDKRREVISGVSNDDGNVVGTLIHGCLDYNPELVDNIFSFLDLNEKEIIKIKEENKKLKNKIKREIGVDTNIFAKKKEKNSKNTRFLMIAGISSGAGKTFITTGLAGVLRKKGFDVGIAKVGPDVRDITPALYLTKEKMGKYSSIKIGHLGWMELKDVINHMKRKFDIVLIEGVMSILTGMLNEKVPYSAVEIAMAANIPVILVEACNKAGIETATLNLISHAKLLEKLGIKVKGIILNKVYDENIVKRINLSNFNGYVFTMPKVILRERKSTPEVEISLENFSLKALEVVEKNIDINKIIKAAENVKFEGYVPLENLVERVREFIDDYLLGTGTPRYS from the coding sequence ATGAAAAGAATCGGTCTATTATATATAAAAGGATCCCTACCAGCATTTGAAGATTTTGGGAATCTTCCAACCGACATAATCAAAAAAAATGGGATGGTAAGAGGTATACCAGCCCATAAAGTACTTGATGGTGTTATCATACCTGGTGGAAGTATTATAGAATCAGGTACTATAACTCCGGAAATAGAAAAAGAAATAAAAAAAATAGCAGAGGAAGGCGGATTTGTTTTAGGAATATGTTCAGGATTCCAAGTTTTAGGTAAAAAAACTGATGTAGGTCGTAGGTCTCCAATACCAATTTGGAAGAAAGGTATAGGACTCCTGGATGTAAAGTTTGAGCCTTTAATAAACAATGACCGTGTCAAAGCAAAAATTGTAGGCGATTGTTTTTTGACAAAAGGTTTAATTAATAAAACAATAGAAGGATTCCATTGCCATACATATGGAAAAATAACAACAACAGAAAAACCAATATTTTGTTCTATTTTAAAAAGGACTAATTATAAGGACAAAAGAAGAGAGGTAATTTCTGGTGTTAGCAATGATGATGGAAATGTTGTTGGAACTTTAATACACGGTTGCCTTGATTATAATCCGGAGTTGGTTGATAATATATTTTCATTTCTTGATCTTAATGAAAAAGAAATTATAAAAATTAAGGAAGAAAATAAAAAGCTAAAAAATAAAATAAAAAGAGAAATTGGTGTGGACACTAATATATTTGCTAAGAAAAAAGAAAAAAACTCTAAAAATACCCGTTTTTTAATGATTGCAGGTATTAGTTCTGGAGCTGGAAAAACTTTTATAACAACAGGGCTTGCGGGAGTTTTACGTAAAAAAGGATTTGATGTAGGTATTGCAAAAGTAGGTCCAGACGTTAGGGACATTACACCTGCATTATATCTAACAAAAGAAAAAATGGGTAAATATTCATCTATCAAAATAGGACATCTTGGATGGATGGAATTAAAGGATGTTATCAATCATATGAAAAGAAAATTTGATATAGTACTTATAGAGGGCGTTATGAGTATATTGACAGGAATGTTAAACGAAAAAGTACCATATTCGGCTGTAGAGATTGCAATGGCTGCTAATATACCTGTTATATTAGTAGAAGCTTGTAACAAGGCAGGTATTGAAACTGCAACTTTAAATTTAATTTCACATGCAAAATTACTAGAAAAATTAGGAATTAAAGTGAAAGGCATAATTCTCAATAAGGTTTATGATGAAAACATAGTTAAAAGAATTAATTTAAGTAATTTCAATGGATATGTGTTTACAATGCCTAAAGTAATTTTAAGGGAAAGGAAGAGTACTCCTGAAGTTGAAATAAGCCTAGAAAATTTTTCTTTAAAAGCTTTAGAAGTTGTAGAAAAGAATATTGATATAAATAAAATTATAAAAGCCGCTGAAAATGTTAAATTTGAAGGTTATGTACCTTTGGAAAATTTAGTGGAAAGAGTAAGAGAATTTATTGATGATTATCTGTTAGGAACTGGAACTCCAAGATATTCATAA
- a CDS encoding Mur ligase middle domain protein (COGs: COG0771 UDP-N-acetylmuramoylalanine-D-glutamate ligase~InterPro IPR013221: IPR006115: IPR016040~KEGG: mth:MTH532 UDP-N-acetylmuramyl tripeptide synthetase related protein~PFAM: Mur ligase middle domain protein; 6-phosphogluconate dehydrogenase NAD-binding~SPTR: O26632 UDP-N-acetylmuramyl tripeptide synthetase related protein~PFAM: Mur ligase middle domain) — MDTKKVAVLGLGVEGKNAIKSLKKRGYRIYASDKNRIDFKDEEVEVDLGKHDINKILSCDFVVISPSMWNTKLASLIKKKKKVICDVFNKHKSIYTIGVTGTNGKTTTSLMIYEILKNSKKNVLIGGNAGGGFEGYTELILEANEGNYEYMVIEICDMTLDFVDDCFDLDMVVVTNIGEDHLNYHKTLENFRRKLKKFLKNKIAILNSKDPNLVKLAKELDNYIFYDEYDVPLFGRFNKLNAGAAAAAAKFLGIDPKIISHTLKNFKLPKGRLKHYNINNKHIIIGKTDNKTALEAVLNEMKFDAMFIGTPRRNEYWRFKILDVAYKSSPKLIVLFPGLEDTVDMAKKRLEKLGFKNVVTVKTIDEIVKMFEFVLEKYEKIFIGGNGQKKINKIQDILEAKFVQYQ, encoded by the coding sequence ATGGACACAAAAAAAGTTGCAGTTTTAGGTTTAGGAGTTGAAGGTAAGAATGCCATAAAATCCTTAAAAAAAAGAGGATATAGGATATATGCATCAGATAAAAATAGAATTGATTTTAAGGATGAGGAAGTAGAAGTAGATTTAGGTAAGCATGATATAAACAAGATACTATCCTGTGATTTTGTTGTTATTAGCCCAAGTATGTGGAATACTAAATTAGCATCTTTAATTAAAAAGAAGAAAAAAGTTATTTGCGATGTATTTAATAAACACAAATCAATATATACAATAGGAGTCACTGGGACAAACGGTAAAACAACAACAAGTTTAATGATTTATGAAATTTTAAAAAATTCCAAAAAGAATGTTTTAATTGGTGGAAATGCTGGCGGAGGTTTTGAAGGATACACTGAACTTATATTAGAAGCCAATGAAGGAAATTATGAATATATGGTTATTGAGATATGCGACATGACTCTAGATTTTGTAGATGATTGTTTTGACTTGGATATGGTTGTGGTTACTAATATAGGTGAAGATCACTTAAATTATCATAAAACTTTAGAAAATTTCAGAAGGAAGCTAAAGAAATTTTTAAAAAATAAAATTGCCATACTAAATTCTAAAGATCCTAATTTAGTGAAATTAGCTAAAGAACTCGATAATTACATATTTTATGATGAATATGATGTTCCACTTTTTGGTAGATTTAATAAGTTAAATGCTGGTGCTGCTGCTGCAGCAGCAAAATTTCTTGGCATTGATCCTAAAATCATATCTCATACATTAAAAAATTTTAAATTGCCAAAAGGGAGGTTAAAACACTATAATATTAATAACAAACATATAATAATTGGAAAAACTGATAACAAAACAGCTTTAGAGGCAGTATTAAATGAAATGAAATTTGATGCAATGTTTATAGGTACTCCCAGACGAAATGAATATTGGAGATTCAAAATTCTTGATGTTGCATATAAAAGTTCACCAAAGTTGATAGTATTGTTTCCAGGACTAGAAGATACCGTGGATATGGCTAAGAAAAGACTTGAAAAGTTAGGATTCAAAAATGTAGTTACAGTTAAAACTATAGATGAGATTGTTAAAATGTTTGAATTTGTTTTAGAAAAATATGAAAAAATATTCATTGGAGGTAATGGACAGAAAAAAATAAATAAAATCCAGGATATTTTAGAGGCTAAATTTGTTCAATATCAGTAG